A genomic stretch from Bordetella sp. N includes:
- the ugpE gene encoding sn-glycerol-3-phosphate ABC transporter permease UgpE — protein sequence MVERRPWLDVLAHIILLCGVAVVAFPLYVTFVASTQTAQEVASAPMSLIPGSHFVSNYMQALFSGSGGGSSGTPVLRMMYVSLIMALSISIGKILISLMSAFAVVYFRFRFRMFFFWMIFVTLMLPVEVRIAPTYKVVADLGLLNSYAGLALPLIASATATFLFRQFFLTVPDELVEAARIDGAGPMRFFRDVLLPLSKTSIAALFVIQFIYGWNQYLWPLLVTTKEDMYPVVIGIKRMVSGGDSVTEWNLTMATAMLAMLPPVLVVILMQKWFVKGLVDTEK from the coding sequence ATGGTTGAGCGCCGCCCCTGGCTGGATGTCCTGGCCCACATAATTCTGCTCTGCGGCGTTGCCGTGGTGGCATTCCCGCTGTACGTGACTTTCGTCGCGTCGACCCAGACCGCGCAGGAAGTGGCGTCCGCGCCCATGTCGCTGATCCCGGGTTCGCATTTCGTCAGCAACTACATGCAGGCGCTGTTCTCCGGTTCCGGCGGCGGCTCCAGCGGCACGCCCGTGCTGCGCATGATGTACGTCAGCCTGATCATGGCGTTGTCGATTTCGATCGGCAAGATCCTGATCTCGCTGATGTCGGCCTTCGCGGTGGTGTACTTCCGCTTCCGCTTCCGCATGTTCTTCTTCTGGATGATCTTCGTCACGTTGATGCTGCCGGTGGAAGTGCGGATCGCGCCGACCTACAAGGTCGTGGCCGATCTTGGCCTGCTCAACAGCTATGCCGGCCTGGCCCTGCCCCTGATCGCGTCGGCTACCGCCACCTTCCTGTTCCGCCAGTTCTTCCTGACTGTGCCGGACGAGCTGGTGGAAGCCGCCCGCATCGACGGCGCGGGCCCCATGCGCTTCTTCCGCGACGTGCTGCTGCCCCTGTCAAAGACCAGTATCGCCGCGCTGTTCGTCATCCAGTTCATCTACGGCTGGAACCAATACCTGTGGCCCCTGCTCGTCACCACCAAGGAAGATATGTATCCCGTGGTGATCGGCATCAAGCGCATGGTCAGCGGCGGCGACAGCGTGACCGAATGGAACCTCACCATGGCCACCGCCATGCTGGCAATGCTGCCGCCGGTGCTGG